From Calothrix sp. PCC 6303, a single genomic window includes:
- a CDS encoding NACHT domain-containing protein: protein MLAERRKLTTNPLTSTEGVALQVDDVYVPLGLIERKKTSKRQGDISPEQGSQLYKETEITKTFEHDAFLEEVLKQQNTPKSKGKRIAIIGEPGAGKTTLLQQIADWVSREIHQSIVIWVSLADLREKELKSYLFETWLTQVAEKTGKAEATKQLKDDFVDLFKQNNVWLLLDGLDEMSASNPLTEIARQFREAGLISPARIVLTCRVNLWDSSINALDDFDIYRSLDFSYPKDVEKFIYKWFNKIEIPETGKQLCSALKEPGKERIQDLVKNPLRLTLLCLNWQSGNGKLPDTQAGLYQQFVDDFYKWKTNEFATTPQQRQQLNVKLGELAKTAIDKEATRFRLRQDFVSQFLGDADDENSLFKLALNRGWLNCVGMDTNRKPVYAFFHASFQEYFAALAIDDWHFFLNHVSKNPSQGTYRIFEPQWKQTILLWLGREEENQENLKQQKQEFIDALVNFKDGCSNGNKNPIDKGFYEYRTYFLGAAGIAEFRDAFQADQIVAQIVKWCFGYFNIKKQKWTHFQYLNEAILALQQTDRTKAIAALVQLLQSKDVDEYTRSDAAKILGKINPGNEQGIATFMQLLQLTDVDDFTRWSVVDVGVSASPFKLQLTDNVDNFTRWQTASSLGTCN from the coding sequence ATGCTGGCAGAACGGCGAAAGCTGACTACAAATCCTCTGACATCAACTGAAGGGGTTGCCCTACAAGTTGATGATGTTTACGTACCACTGGGATTAATTGAGCGCAAAAAAACATCCAAGCGTCAAGGTGATATTTCTCCAGAACAGGGTTCACAACTGTACAAAGAGACAGAAATCACCAAAACGTTTGAGCATGATGCTTTTCTTGAAGAAGTTCTCAAACAGCAGAACACACCCAAAAGTAAAGGTAAACGAATTGCCATTATTGGCGAACCTGGTGCAGGAAAAACAACACTGTTACAGCAAATTGCTGATTGGGTATCCCGTGAGATTCACCAGTCGATTGTGATTTGGGTATCTTTAGCAGATTTGCGAGAGAAGGAACTAAAATCTTATCTATTCGAGACTTGGTTAACTCAAGTCGCTGAGAAAACAGGTAAAGCTGAAGCCACTAAGCAACTCAAGGATGATTTTGTTGATCTGTTCAAGCAAAATAATGTGTGGCTGCTGCTAGATGGATTAGATGAAATGTCGGCATCTAATCCTCTCACAGAAATTGCCCGACAATTTCGTGAAGCCGGGTTAATTTCTCCAGCGCGAATTGTGTTGACTTGTCGGGTTAATCTGTGGGATAGCAGTATTAATGCACTTGATGATTTTGATATTTATCGCAGTTTAGATTTTTCTTATCCAAAAGATGTAGAGAAATTTATTTACAAATGGTTCAATAAAATTGAAATTCCCGAAACTGGGAAGCAGTTATGCAGTGCGTTGAAAGAACCAGGTAAAGAACGGATTCAGGATTTAGTCAAAAATCCTTTGCGGTTGACACTACTGTGCTTAAATTGGCAATCAGGAAATGGTAAATTACCCGATACCCAAGCGGGACTCTATCAGCAATTTGTTGATGACTTCTACAAGTGGAAAACAAACGAATTTGCTACAACACCTCAGCAGCGTCAGCAACTCAATGTCAAACTAGGGGAATTGGCTAAAACAGCAATAGATAAAGAAGCAACCCGTTTTCGCTTGCGGCAGGATTTTGTCAGTCAGTTTTTGGGAGATGCTGATGATGAAAATTCGCTGTTCAAATTGGCACTAAATCGCGGCTGGTTGAACTGCGTAGGAATGGATACAAATAGAAAACCTGTTTACGCTTTCTTTCATGCTTCATTTCAAGAATACTTTGCTGCTTTAGCAATTGATGACTGGCATTTCTTTCTTAATCATGTTTCCAAAAATCCTAGTCAAGGAACTTATCGCATTTTTGAACCGCAATGGAAGCAAACAATATTACTTTGGTTAGGGCGAGAAGAAGAAAACCAAGAAAACCTTAAACAGCAAAAGCAAGAGTTTATTGATGCTTTAGTTAATTTTAAAGATGGATGTAGTAATGGGAATAAAAATCCTATAGATAAAGGATTTTATGAATATCGCACTTATTTTTTAGGCGCAGCAGGAATTGCCGAGTTTAGGGATGCTTTTCAAGCAGACCAAATAGTAGCACAAATTGTCAAGTGGTGCTTTGGTTATTTCAATATCAAAAAACAGAAGTGGACACACTTTCAGTATCTAAATGAAGCTATATTAGCATTACAACAGACAGACCGTACAAAAGCTATTGCCGCATTAGTGCAACTGTTGCAATCAAAAGATGTGGATGAGTACACCCGTAGTGATGCAGCAAAAATTTTAGGGAAAATCAACCCAGGGAATGAACAAGGGATTGCTACCTTCATGCAACTGTTGCAATTAACAGATGTGGATGACTTCACTCGTTGGTCTGTAGTAGATGTGGGAGTATCAGCTTCCCCTTTTAAGCTCCAATTAACAGATAATGTGGATAACTTCACCCGTTGGCAGACAGCATCTAGCTTAGGGACTTGCAATTAA
- a CDS encoding DEAD/DEAH box helicase codes for MSFSTLGLSNEIVRAVTERGYTKPTPIQMQAIPAVLLGGDILAGAQTGTGKTASFTLPLLHRLSSSDNSQDNSVQDASVETSRGVGSRDNFPIVNRLKPNLKTTGGYPRIRALILTPTRELAAQVQESVHDYGKYLNLRSMAMFGGVSINPQKQRLRNGVDILVATPGRLLDHVQQGTVNLSGIEVLVLDEADRMLDMGFIRDIRRILSLLPKERQNLLFFATFSDSIKELAAGLLNRPTMIEVARRNVTADTVSQKIYQVDHDKKRLLLAHLIKKDNWYQVLVFTRTKHGADRLVKQLGEDRIQALAIHGNKSQSARTAALAKFKNGTLQVLVATDIAARGLDISDLPHVVNFDLPNVPEDYVHRIGRTGRAGAKGEAVSLVCTDEQPLLAEIEKLIAKRLPREEITGFFSHPHPHKSSESIPEGRKQRPKGGYDQRTSARGAKSSPQTSPKKSAARTVAGGSKSGTKKPGTRRSGKRDAPPERRSDR; via the coding sequence ATGTCTTTTTCTACACTCGGCTTGTCCAATGAAATTGTCCGTGCTGTAACCGAGCGGGGTTACACAAAACCTACACCAATTCAAATGCAAGCGATTCCCGCTGTATTGTTGGGTGGTGATATTCTCGCTGGTGCCCAAACTGGAACTGGAAAAACCGCCAGTTTTACTTTACCACTCCTACATCGTTTGTCGTCATCTGATAATAGCCAGGATAATAGTGTCCAAGATGCTTCTGTGGAGACAAGTAGGGGGGTAGGAAGCAGGGATAATTTTCCGATTGTGAATCGGTTAAAGCCTAATTTAAAAACTACTGGTGGATACCCTCGAATTCGAGCGCTAATTTTGACCCCGACACGGGAACTTGCGGCACAGGTACAAGAAAGTGTCCATGATTATGGAAAGTACCTAAATTTGAGATCCATGGCAATGTTCGGTGGTGTCAGTATTAATCCACAAAAACAACGTTTGAGAAATGGTGTAGATATTCTGGTTGCCACACCAGGAAGACTTTTAGACCATGTACAACAGGGTACTGTAAACCTCTCAGGTATTGAGGTTTTGGTGTTAGATGAAGCGGATAGAATGCTAGATATGGGTTTTATTCGTGATATCCGGCGTATTCTTTCCCTTTTACCCAAAGAACGACAGAATTTGTTGTTTTTCGCCACATTCTCCGACAGTATTAAGGAACTTGCCGCAGGGTTACTAAATCGCCCAACAATGATTGAGGTGGCACGGCGCAATGTAACTGCTGATACAGTATCACAGAAAATCTACCAGGTAGATCACGACAAGAAACGCCTACTATTGGCTCACTTGATTAAAAAAGATAACTGGTATCAGGTGCTGGTTTTTACCCGCACAAAGCATGGGGCTGACCGCTTAGTTAAGCAGTTGGGAGAAGATAGAATCCAAGCCCTGGCAATTCATGGTAATAAGAGTCAGTCGGCACGTACTGCTGCTTTGGCAAAGTTCAAGAATGGGACTTTACAGGTGTTAGTGGCTACAGATATTGCCGCGCGGGGTCTTGATATTAGTGATTTGCCCCATGTAGTCAACTTTGATTTACCCAATGTACCAGAGGATTACGTGCATCGGATTGGTCGTACTGGTCGGGCTGGTGCCAAAGGTGAGGCTGTATCATTAGTGTGTACGGATGAACAACCATTGTTGGCAGAAATTGAAAAATTGATCGCTAAGAGATTGCCAAGGGAAGAAATTACTGGCTTTTTCTCCCATCCACACCCACATAAATCATCCGAATCAATTCCAGAAGGGCGTAAACAAAGACCAAAAGGTGGATATGATCAACGAACCTCTGCAAGAGGTGCTAAATCATCACCGCAAACATCGCCAAAAAAATCGGCAGCGCGAACTGTAGCGGGTGGTTCAAAATCTGGTACCAAGAAACCTGGAACACGACGTTCTGGTAAACGTGATGCTCCTCCGGAACGCAGAAGCGATCGCTAA
- a CDS encoding GAF domain-containing protein, which yields MNPEILTSLQKLCRDEAAFEQLKQIIAGEFQHLNLQIQQANFRLEQQKALFRVITRLREPLDLETIFQATAIEVRQLLLADRVGMFRFYPDSGWDDGKFVSEDVDPAFSSAMKQKIHDHCFGEQFAAHYQQGRIQAVADIYSFGLSDCHIEILSQFQVRANLAVPLLQGENLWGLLCIHQCSAPREWQPTEIDFVKQIASHLGVALKHAELMAQLQAEIVERQEAEQAVQTLNQGLQRAIIEMRAVNKELEAFSYSVSHDLRAPLRSIDGFSQALLEDYQEQLDANGQDYLRRIRAATQRMGYLIDDLLNLSRVTRCEMHIEAVNLSLLASNISTDLEENQPERSVEFLIQAGLTAEGDSRLLNLLLENLLNNAWKFTSKHSTAKIEVGMITPEGGIATYFVRDDGAGFDMSYADKLFAPFQRLHSFQEFPGNGIGLATVQRIVHRHGGKIWTEAGVNQGATFYFTLVAEEAMG from the coding sequence ATGAACCCAGAGATATTGACAAGTTTGCAAAAATTGTGTCGGGATGAAGCCGCATTCGAGCAATTAAAGCAGATTATAGCAGGTGAATTTCAGCATTTAAATTTGCAAATTCAGCAGGCTAATTTCCGGCTCGAACAACAAAAAGCACTGTTTCGCGTCATTACCAGGCTGCGTGAACCTCTAGATTTGGAAACAATTTTCCAAGCCACTGCTATCGAAGTTCGCCAACTTTTGTTGGCAGATAGAGTGGGTATGTTTCGTTTTTACCCAGATTCTGGTTGGGATGATGGGAAATTTGTCTCGGAAGATGTAGATCCAGCATTTTCTTCGGCGATGAAGCAAAAAATCCATGATCATTGTTTTGGTGAGCAATTTGCCGCACATTACCAACAAGGACGAATTCAAGCAGTTGCTGATATTTATAGTTTCGGTTTGAGCGACTGCCACATCGAAATTTTGTCGCAATTTCAAGTTAGAGCCAACTTAGCAGTACCATTATTACAGGGTGAAAACCTCTGGGGATTGCTTTGTATTCATCAATGTTCCGCTCCGCGAGAATGGCAACCGACAGAAATCGATTTTGTCAAACAAATTGCCAGTCATCTGGGGGTAGCACTAAAACATGCAGAACTGATGGCTCAACTGCAAGCAGAAATAGTGGAACGTCAAGAAGCAGAACAAGCAGTACAAACTTTAAATCAGGGACTGCAACGTGCGATTATCGAAATGAGGGCAGTAAATAAGGAGCTTGAGGCTTTTAGTTACTCAGTATCCCATGACTTACGGGCACCTTTACGCAGTATTGACGGTTTTAGTCAGGCACTATTAGAAGATTATCAGGAACAATTGGACGCAAATGGACAAGATTATTTGCGTCGGATTAGGGCAGCGACACAACGCATGGGATATTTAATAGATGACCTGTTGAATCTTTCACGGGTGACACGCTGTGAGATGCATATCGAAGCGGTAAATTTGAGCCTGTTAGCTAGTAATATTTCTACTGATTTAGAGGAAAATCAACCAGAACGTTCGGTAGAATTCCTCATCCAAGCTGGGTTAACTGCCGAAGGAGATAGTCGTTTGCTTAACTTGCTGCTGGAAAATCTCCTAAATAATGCCTGGAAGTTTACCTCTAAGCACTCAACAGCCAAAATTGAGGTGGGAATGATAACTCCTGAAGGAGGTATTGCAACTTACTTTGTGCGAGATGATGGAGCAGGTTTTGATATGTCCTATGCTGATAAATTATTTGCTCCCTTCCAACGATTACATAGTTTCCAAGAATTTCCTGGCAACGGGATTGGACTGGCAACGGTACAGCGAATTGTCCATCGGCATGGTGGAAAAATCTGGACAGAAGCAGGGGTAAATCAAGGTGCTACTTTTTACTTTACATTAGTAGCAGAGGAGGCAATGGGGTAA
- a CDS encoding D-alanyl-D-alanine carboxypeptidase, with translation MGKPKTQAPIRLSKVAVTLTTLTTSISLENFKRAEANVVQAPQPAEFAASESQSLPFGVQPMRPRFCEADLKNGITSIVNNPTFKTAKWGIVIKPIAEPGSLYQHNPNINLIPASNIKLLTTAAVLQFYTENRPEKLASLGDLLTAVNRYSNNPKANLLLRRIGGKKAAMTALSNLGVDTSAYQQVDGSGLSRNNRATPSTLVGVLERMYVRRPNEVNAENSLLQKIQAKRDLFYNSLAIAGVNGTLRGRFLNTPVQGRLFGKTGTLRGVRSLSGYLENPDYGTIAFSIVVNQPGQSGQRLTQAIDRILLKTSQVNRC, from the coding sequence ATGGGAAAACCCAAAACACAAGCTCCTATTCGGCTTTCTAAAGTAGCAGTAACATTAACGACCCTAACAACTAGTATTAGTCTGGAGAATTTTAAACGAGCCGAGGCTAATGTTGTTCAAGCACCCCAACCTGCCGAATTTGCCGCATCTGAGTCCCAATCACTTCCCTTTGGTGTGCAGCCGATGAGACCGAGATTTTGCGAAGCTGATTTGAAAAATGGGATCACTTCGATTGTTAATAATCCGACTTTTAAGACAGCAAAATGGGGAATTGTCATCAAACCAATTGCGGAACCTGGAAGTCTTTATCAACACAATCCCAATATTAATCTCATCCCCGCATCAAATATCAAACTATTGACGACGGCGGCAGTATTGCAGTTTTACACTGAAAACCGTCCAGAAAAACTGGCATCCCTGGGTGATTTGCTAACTGCGGTGAATCGTTACAGCAACAATCCCAAAGCAAACTTGCTATTGCGTCGCATTGGAGGGAAAAAAGCCGCAATGACTGCCCTTTCTAATCTGGGTGTGGACACTAGTGCTTACCAACAAGTCGATGGATCCGGATTATCTCGGAATAATCGTGCGACCCCATCCACATTAGTTGGAGTGCTAGAAAGAATGTATGTTCGTCGTCCGAATGAAGTTAACGCAGAAAATTCATTGTTACAAAAAATACAAGCAAAACGAGATTTGTTTTATAACTCCTTAGCGATCGCTGGAGTTAACGGAACCCTACGGGGTCGTTTTTTAAATACCCCAGTTCAAGGACGACTCTTTGGTAAAACGGGAACTTTGCGGGGGGTTCGCTCCCTTTCTGGATACCTAGAAAATCCCGACTATGGAACCATTGCCTTTAGCATTGTGGTCAATCAACCTGGTCAGTCAGGACAACGACTAACCCAAGCCATTGACCGGATTTTGTTGAAAACCTCCCAGGTAAATCGCTGCTAA